The following proteins are encoded in a genomic region of Deltaproteobacteria bacterium:
- a CDS encoding bifunctional riboflavin kinase/FAD synthetase produces the protein MKIFSGSSKLPSRFRGGVITLGVFDGVHRGHQKIFNTARQGARKSHSPSIVYTFYPHPVQVLAPELPLPLINTLEQRIELIDRCGLDAVIVEPFTKRFSRQSAKTFFEKILKNRLAPKRLIVGYDFTFGAKRQGTVETLEQLGKTSGIEVVVIPAIFETSQLLSSTEIRHAIQRGEVSRAANLLGHRFFIDGLVVKGRGIGKRLGIHTANLKTENELIPQIGVYSSFTTVGRKQLRSVTNIGPNATFGGSSISIETHILNFNRSLYGKKIRVEFIERIRDEMTFPGPEMLKKQILSDIQTAKNHFKRI, from the coding sequence ATGAAGATTTTCTCCGGTTCTTCAAAACTCCCATCCCGGTTCAGAGGAGGTGTTATCACACTGGGGGTTTTCGACGGCGTGCACAGGGGGCACCAGAAAATCTTCAACACGGCCCGTCAAGGGGCAAGGAAGTCCCATTCTCCCTCGATCGTCTATACCTTCTACCCCCATCCCGTGCAGGTGCTGGCCCCTGAACTCCCTCTACCACTCATTAACACCCTGGAACAAAGAATTGAGCTGATCGACCGATGCGGTCTTGACGCCGTCATTGTGGAACCTTTCACAAAACGCTTCTCTCGACAATCCGCAAAAACCTTCTTTGAAAAAATTCTGAAAAACCGTCTCGCCCCAAAACGACTCATCGTCGGCTATGATTTTACCTTCGGTGCCAAAAGACAGGGAACGGTGGAGACGCTGGAACAATTGGGCAAGACCAGTGGCATTGAAGTGGTGGTCATCCCGGCAATCTTTGAAACCAGCCAGCTCCTCTCCAGCACCGAGATCCGTCACGCCATCCAGAGGGGAGAGGTTTCCAGGGCGGCCAATTTGTTGGGGCATCGTTTTTTCATTGATGGCCTTGTCGTCAAGGGGCGCGGCATCGGCAAGAGACTGGGGATTCATACCGCCAACCTGAAAACAGAAAATGAATTGATCCCGCAAATTGGTGTTTATTCATCGTTCACGACCGTTGGCAGAAAACAACTGAGGAGCGTCACCAACATTGGTCCCAATGCAACCTTTGGGGGCTCTTCCATTTCCATTGAAACCCATATCCTGAACTTCAACCGTTCTCTCTACGGTAAAAAAATCCGGGTTGAATTTATCGAGAGGATCCGCGATGAAATGACTTTTCCTGGACCGGAAATGTTGAAAAAACAGATCTTGAGCGACATCCAGACGGCAAAAAACCATTTTAAACGGATTTAA
- a CDS encoding UvrD-helicase domain-containing protein, with the protein MNLNPQQLEAVHYPKGPLLVLAGAGSGKTRVIVQRIAHLINEQQVPPHQILAVTFTNKAADEMKERLRGLLDRGVTSVWVSTFHSACLRILRQHIGELGYQKDFVVYDDNDQMTLVKQCLEFLKINEKLLHPRAAQSRIDGAKNALISAEEYSGLASDIFERKVAEVYQLYQKRLKENNALDFGDLIFKTVELLQKSNRIRNYFQQLFRHILIDEYQDTNRSQYELVRLLSAGCESLCVVGDEDQSIYRWRGADINNILNFEKDYPGTKIIPLEQNYRSTQTVLALASKVIENNKERKGKTLWTKNNKGERGILFTASDEREEARFVISELKELTEQGFKYSDCAVFYRTNAQSRTFEDELNRFRIPYTIYGGMKFYERMEIKDILSYLRVLINPADSLTLKRIINVPARGIGKKLLEGLESFSEQKGCSLYETLSRCREIEGDSPKGLNKGMKEKAAQVYALLESFRKELPHLSPVNLTKMVIEKSGYREELVRQKTMEAENRLENLEELLNVLGDYEKESEAPSLSGFLDQIALAGDTDNYDPAKGVLPMMTLHLAKGLEFPVVFIVGMEEGLFPHQRSLDEPEELEEERRLCYVGLTRARQKIYLTHALKRRLYGGDQYNLPSRFLEEMPEELVERVDGGWRDSESLGRVLSVDDFDQRPETERSPKSIYKIGISVKHPIFGEGVVKRREGKAGQEKITVYFRDGRVKTLMVKYAGLTVL; encoded by the coding sequence ATGAATTTGAACCCGCAACAACTTGAGGCGGTTCATTACCCCAAAGGGCCGCTTCTCGTCCTGGCCGGCGCCGGTAGCGGCAAGACACGGGTGATCGTCCAGCGGATCGCCCACCTGATCAATGAACAGCAGGTGCCCCCCCACCAGATTTTGGCGGTGACCTTTACCAACAAGGCGGCTGATGAGATGAAAGAGAGGCTTCGGGGTCTCCTGGATCGGGGCGTCACCTCCGTCTGGGTCTCCACCTTTCACTCCGCCTGTCTCCGGATCTTGAGACAGCATATCGGTGAGTTGGGGTACCAGAAGGATTTTGTTGTCTATGACGACAATGACCAGATGACCTTGGTCAAACAGTGCCTTGAGTTCTTGAAGATCAATGAAAAATTGCTTCACCCGAGGGCTGCCCAGAGCCGGATCGATGGGGCCAAAAATGCCCTGATTTCCGCGGAGGAGTACTCCGGTCTGGCCTCCGACATTTTTGAAAGAAAGGTGGCGGAAGTCTATCAGCTTTATCAAAAACGGCTCAAAGAAAATAACGCGCTTGATTTTGGCGATCTTATTTTTAAAACGGTTGAGCTGTTGCAGAAATCAAATCGTATCCGGAATTATTTCCAGCAGCTTTTTAGGCATATCCTGATCGATGAATATCAGGATACCAACCGATCCCAGTATGAGCTGGTTCGGCTCCTCTCTGCCGGTTGCGAAAGCCTCTGTGTAGTCGGGGATGAGGATCAATCGATCTACCGCTGGCGTGGGGCGGATATTAATAACATCCTTAATTTTGAGAAAGATTATCCCGGGACGAAAATCATCCCCCTCGAACAAAATTACCGGTCGACGCAGACGGTCCTCGCCTTGGCCTCAAAGGTGATCGAAAACAACAAGGAGAGAAAAGGAAAAACTCTCTGGACCAAAAACAACAAGGGGGAAAGGGGGATTCTTTTCACCGCCTCCGATGAAAGAGAGGAGGCCCGTTTTGTCATCTCAGAGCTCAAGGAGCTTACCGAGCAAGGGTTCAAGTATTCCGATTGTGCCGTTTTTTACAGAACGAATGCCCAATCCCGCACCTTCGAGGATGAACTGAACCGTTTCAGGATCCCCTACACCATCTACGGCGGGATGAAGTTTTACGAGCGGATGGAAATCAAAGATATCCTTTCCTATCTTCGAGTCCTCATCAATCCGGCCGACTCTCTCACCCTCAAGAGGATTATCAACGTCCCGGCACGCGGCATTGGCAAGAAACTTCTGGAAGGTCTGGAGAGTTTTTCTGAGCAGAAGGGTTGCTCTCTCTATGAAACACTCTCTCGCTGTCGGGAAATAGAGGGTGATTCACCCAAGGGGTTGAACAAGGGGATGAAGGAGAAGGCGGCCCAGGTGTATGCTCTTTTGGAATCTTTCAGAAAGGAATTGCCTCATTTGTCACCGGTCAATCTTACTAAAATGGTTATTGAGAAGAGCGGCTATCGTGAAGAACTGGTTCGGCAGAAGACGATGGAGGCGGAAAATCGTCTGGAGAATCTGGAGGAGCTCCTCAATGTCCTTGGTGACTATGAAAAGGAGTCGGAGGCGCCGAGCCTCTCCGGTTTTCTGGACCAGATCGCTTTGGCCGGGGATACCGACAATTACGACCCGGCCAAAGGGGTTTTGCCGATGATGACCCTCCATTTGGCCAAGGGGCTGGAATTCCCGGTTGTCTTTATCGTCGGGATGGAGGAGGGACTTTTCCCCCACCAGCGCTCTCTGGATGAGCCTGAGGAGTTGGAGGAGGAGCGGCGGCTCTGCTATGTCGGTTTGACCCGTGCCCGCCAGAAGATTTACCTTACCCACGCCCTGAAGAGGCGTCTCTATGGAGGGGATCAGTACAACCTCCCCTCCCGTTTTTTGGAGGAGATGCCGGAAGAACTGGTGGAGAGAGTTGATGGCGGGTGGCGAGATTCAGAATCTTTGGGACGGGTCCTGTCAGTTGACGACTTTGACCAACGCCCTGAGACGGAAAGATCACCCAAAAGTATCTACAAAATTGGCATTTCGGTAAAACACCCAATTTTTGGCGAAGGGGTGGTCAAAAGGAGGGAAGGGAAGGCGGGGCAGGAAAAGATCACCGTCTATTTCAGAGACGGAAGGGTCAAGACGCTGATGGTGAAGTATGCCGGACTTACTGTTTTGTAG
- a CDS encoding response regulator yields the protein MKKILVVDDNEILLRAWERILKKEPCQFIVTNNPEEAVQIMEEKGADILISDIVMPKMDGFDLMKRVLRNHQGLQVVLTTGYICDFSNINLDVELKDLHIVMKPYNDINGLQGFVHKLVEGDESVNDEKEAILGKNNVHLHLWNL from the coding sequence ATGAAAAAGATCCTTGTGGTTGATGACAATGAAATCCTCCTCCGGGCCTGGGAGAGGATTTTAAAAAAAGAGCCGTGCCAGTTTATCGTCACCAACAACCCCGAAGAGGCGGTTCAGATCATGGAGGAGAAGGGGGCCGATATCCTGATCAGCGATATTGTCATGCCAAAGATGGATGGCTTTGACCTGATGAAACGGGTCTTGAGAAATCATCAAGGCCTTCAGGTCGTCCTGACCACCGGTTACATCTGCGACTTCTCCAACATCAACTTGGATGTTGAACTGAAAGACCTCCATATTGTGATGAAGCCGTACAATGATATCAACGGGCTTCAAGGATTTGTCCACAAGCTCGTCGAGGGGGATGAATCGGTCAACGATGAAAAAGAGGCGATCTTAGGCAAGAACAACGTCCATCTTCACCTCTGGAATTTGTAA
- the glmU gene encoding bifunctional UDP-N-acetylglucosamine diphosphorylase/glucosamine-1-phosphate N-acetyltransferase GlmU, producing MRSSIPKVLHPLAGRPLIDYPLALVQRLGVQKKIVVIGHAGQAVKRAVGKTKGLTFVTQHQQKGTAHAVGMTQKVLRNFEGDLLILYGDVPLLRESTLRRLIATYKKEEAALGLLTAFVENPTGYGRILRARNGFVRGIVEEKEATPEEKGIREINTGVMIVEAGSLFEALRQIQKSRVTQEFYLTDLVRHFVSEGLKVAAVPAGEEEAWGVNNPMELARAEGVLRQRIVEGWINRGVRFIDPERSTLDEEVVIGEGTEVAPNCTLLGKTRVGRSVRIETGVVLRSAVIGDHVHLKPYTVVTESRIASGAVIGPFAHIRPGSVIGEKAHIGNFVETKKTVIGKGSKANHLTYLGDAVIGRDVNVGAGTITCNYDGFAKHKTILADGVFVGSDTQFVAPVKIGKGGWIGAGTTVTKNVPAGSLAISRVEQNNILNWKKKRKK from the coding sequence ATGCGTTCCTCCATTCCTAAGGTCCTTCATCCCCTTGCGGGTCGCCCCCTCATTGATTACCCATTGGCCCTTGTCCAACGATTGGGGGTCCAGAAAAAAATTGTTGTTATCGGTCATGCGGGACAGGCGGTAAAAAGGGCCGTTGGAAAAACGAAAGGGCTTACTTTTGTGACTCAACATCAGCAAAAGGGGACCGCCCATGCCGTTGGTATGACACAAAAGGTGTTGAGAAATTTTGAAGGAGATTTGCTCATCCTCTATGGGGATGTCCCGCTTTTGAGAGAATCAACACTTCGACGGCTGATTGCCACCTACAAAAAGGAAGAAGCTGCCCTTGGTCTACTCACGGCGTTTGTGGAAAACCCGACAGGGTATGGGCGGATCCTCCGTGCCAGAAACGGTTTTGTCCGCGGGATTGTGGAGGAGAAAGAGGCGACACCGGAGGAGAAAGGGATTCGGGAGATCAATACCGGTGTGATGATTGTTGAGGCGGGATCTCTTTTTGAAGCCCTTCGGCAGATTCAAAAAAGCCGTGTGACCCAGGAATTTTATTTGACTGATCTTGTTCGCCATTTTGTCTCAGAAGGTTTAAAGGTCGCCGCCGTGCCGGCCGGAGAAGAGGAGGCCTGGGGGGTCAACAACCCGATGGAGCTGGCCCGGGCGGAGGGAGTTTTGAGGCAAAGAATTGTTGAAGGGTGGATCAACCGCGGCGTTCGGTTCATCGATCCTGAGAGGAGCACTCTGGATGAGGAGGTTGTTATTGGGGAGGGGACCGAGGTTGCTCCCAACTGCACCCTCCTGGGGAAGACGCGTGTTGGGCGATCGGTTCGCATTGAAACCGGAGTTGTCTTGAGGTCAGCGGTGATTGGCGATCATGTTCACCTCAAACCGTACACGGTGGTGACAGAGAGCCGTATCGCCTCAGGGGCGGTGATCGGTCCTTTTGCCCATATCCGCCCGGGATCGGTAATCGGGGAGAAGGCGCATATCGGGAATTTTGTGGAGACCAAGAAGACGGTGATCGGGAAAGGATCGAAGGCGAATCACTTGACCTACTTGGGAGACGCCGTGATTGGAAGGGATGTCAATGTCGGTGCCGGGACGATCACCTGCAATTATGACGGTTTTGCCAAACACAAAACGATCCTGGCGGATGGCGTTTTTGTCGGGAGTGATACACAGTTTGTCGCCCCGGTGAAGATTGGCAAGGGGGGATGGATCGGGGCCGGGACGACGGTGACTAAAAATGTGCCAGCCGGGTCTCTGGCGATTTCGCGTGTTGAACAGAACAATATTTTGAATTGGAAGAAGAAGAGAAAGAAGTAA
- the glmS gene encoding glutamine--fructose-6-phosphate transaminase (isomerizing) gives MCGIVGYVGSREAVPVLLDGLSRLEYRGYDSAGIATLNKGKIELVRSAGKLVNLSRILKEKILAGDSPKGNIGIGHTRWATHGRPSEENAHPHRAGKIAVVHNGIIENYVGLKKELMQKGHAFQSETDSEVISWLIQQKTDEGHPMREAFPRAMEETEGSYALVALDQDSAESLFVARRGSPLVIGLGQGENFVASDVPALLPCTRQIIFLEDGDWGQITAQGIHLFDRSGKPVSRTVKEIRWTQEMAEKGGFKHFMQKEIFEQPHAVADTLAGRLRKQEQTIDLEEIKALCPGGVFPFDKIVITACGTSYHAGLVAQYWIETFCQVPVWVDLASEFRYRNPVVDGKTLLVVISQSGETADSLAALEEGKRRGVKVLSVCNVIDSSIPRASHTTLYTHAGPEISVASTKAFTTQLTALLMISLFIGHLRGKIAPALFRKACEALEGLASQMEVVLKRDGEIRQLAESCVEAPAALYLGRGVSFPVALEGALKMKEIAYIHAAGYAAGEMKHGPIALVNDGMPVIVLAPQDSHYKKVLSNIEVIRARGGRVIALGTEGDRQLVGQGKTFLIPACEWFISPILFALPLQLLAYHLADLKGTDVDQPRNLAKSVTVE, from the coding sequence ATGTGTGGGATTGTGGGGTATGTGGGTTCGAGAGAAGCGGTTCCGGTACTCCTGGATGGCTTGAGCCGTCTTGAATACAGGGGGTACGATTCGGCCGGGATTGCCACCTTAAATAAGGGAAAAATCGAGCTGGTCCGTTCCGCAGGAAAACTTGTTAATCTTTCACGAATTCTAAAAGAAAAAATTTTAGCGGGTGATTCACCCAAGGGAAATATTGGGATCGGGCACACCCGTTGGGCGACACACGGACGCCCTTCGGAAGAAAACGCCCACCCGCACCGTGCCGGCAAGATTGCTGTCGTCCATAACGGGATTATCGAAAATTACGTCGGGCTCAAAAAAGAACTCATGCAAAAGGGGCATGCCTTTCAATCAGAAACGGACAGTGAAGTGATCAGTTGGCTGATCCAGCAAAAAACCGATGAAGGACACCCCATGAGAGAGGCGTTCCCGCGCGCCATGGAGGAGACAGAAGGTTCTTACGCCTTGGTGGCGCTGGATCAGGATAGTGCGGAATCGCTGTTTGTGGCGCGTCGTGGAAGCCCTCTTGTGATCGGGTTGGGGCAAGGGGAAAATTTTGTTGCCTCGGATGTCCCGGCGCTTCTTCCCTGCACACGCCAGATTATTTTTCTGGAGGATGGTGATTGGGGACAGATTACAGCCCAGGGGATCCATCTTTTTGATCGTTCCGGCAAACCGGTTTCCCGGACTGTGAAGGAGATTCGATGGACGCAGGAGATGGCGGAAAAAGGGGGTTTCAAGCATTTCATGCAGAAGGAGATCTTTGAACAGCCCCACGCGGTGGCGGATACCCTTGCCGGCCGTTTACGAAAGCAGGAACAGACCATTGATCTGGAAGAGATCAAGGCCCTTTGCCCCGGGGGTGTTTTCCCTTTTGATAAAATTGTGATCACCGCTTGCGGGACCTCTTATCATGCCGGTTTGGTCGCCCAATATTGGATCGAGACCTTTTGTCAGGTTCCGGTTTGGGTCGATCTTGCCTCGGAGTTTCGTTACCGGAATCCGGTTGTGGATGGCAAGACACTGTTGGTTGTGATCTCCCAGTCTGGTGAAACGGCCGATTCTCTGGCGGCGCTGGAGGAGGGGAAGAGGCGCGGGGTAAAGGTCCTCTCCGTTTGTAATGTTATCGATTCCAGTATTCCCCGGGCGAGTCACACAACCCTTTATACCCATGCCGGGCCTGAAATCAGTGTCGCCTCGACCAAGGCGTTTACCACACAGTTGACCGCCCTCCTGATGATCTCACTTTTTATCGGGCATCTTCGGGGCAAGATAGCGCCGGCTCTTTTTCGAAAGGCCTGTGAGGCCCTGGAAGGGTTGGCCTCTCAGATGGAAGTTGTTTTAAAACGGGATGGAGAGATTCGCCAACTAGCAGAAAGTTGTGTCGAAGCCCCCGCGGCCCTTTATTTGGGGCGGGGCGTTTCGTTTCCTGTGGCCCTGGAAGGGGCCCTCAAGATGAAGGAGATCGCCTATATTCATGCCGCCGGTTATGCGGCCGGTGAAATGAAGCATGGGCCGATCGCCCTGGTGAATGACGGGATGCCGGTCATTGTCCTGGCCCCGCAGGATAGTCATTACAAGAAGGTCCTCTCCAATATTGAAGTAATCCGGGCCCGGGGGGGACGGGTGATTGCCTTGGGGACAGAAGGAGACAGACAACTCGTGGGGCAAGGAAAAACATTTTTGATCCCCGCCTGTGAGTGGTTTATCTCCCCGATACTCTTTGCCCTTCCTCTACAGCTTTTGGCCTACCATCTGGCTGATTTGAAAGGGACTGATGTTGATCAGCCGAGAAATCTTGCCAAGAGTGTGACTGTTGAGTAA
- a CDS encoding type II secretion system protein has product MTKKNGFSLVEMMVVVAILAIVAAVIIPRFREHKALQKQQSEESSPSP; this is encoded by the coding sequence ATGACCAAGAAAAATGGATTCAGCCTTGTGGAGATGATGGTGGTGGTCGCGATCCTTGCGATCGTGGCCGCTGTGATTATCCCCCGTTTTCGCGAACACAAGGCGCTTCAAAAACAGCAATCAGAAGAAAGCTCCCCCTCTCCCTAA
- the aroE gene encoding shikimate dehydrogenase: MNQPLFLGIIGNPIGHSLSPLIHNRWLGKTGRGGIYLPFKIPPARLKAFVRKARRQKMDGFNVTIPHKETILPLMNSVSREAKAIGAVNTVIRKGKNLTGENTDWQGYLAAYHSRFKKPLAGKTVVVLGAGGSSRAILYALCREKVGLVIVANRTVAKAEKLVGAFNPLFPKIPKKALPLKLSLLKPFLKRCDLLINTTSVGLNATRFHPSPIPLLSRKAIVSDLVYNPLLTPLLKEARKRGHPILPGLPMLIYQAAFSFRLWCKT, encoded by the coding sequence ATGAACCAGCCTCTTTTTTTAGGGATTATTGGCAACCCGATCGGACATTCCCTCTCCCCCCTTATCCACAACCGCTGGCTGGGCAAGACAGGAAGGGGGGGGATTTATCTTCCCTTCAAAATCCCTCCTGCAAGACTGAAGGCCTTTGTCAGAAAGGCGCGTCGTCAGAAAATGGACGGGTTCAACGTCACGATCCCCCATAAAGAAACGATCCTTCCTCTGATGAACTCCGTTTCAAGAGAGGCCAAGGCGATTGGGGCGGTGAATACCGTCATCCGGAAGGGAAAAAATTTAACCGGAGAAAATACGGATTGGCAAGGGTACCTCGCCGCTTATCACAGCCGTTTCAAAAAACCGCTGGCCGGAAAAACAGTCGTCGTTCTTGGGGCGGGCGGATCATCGAGGGCAATCCTCTACGCCCTCTGCCGTGAAAAAGTCGGGCTTGTGATTGTTGCCAACAGAACCGTTGCCAAGGCTGAAAAATTGGTCGGCGCCTTTAACCCCCTTTTTCCAAAAATTCCAAAAAAGGCACTGCCGCTTAAACTTTCACTCCTCAAACCATTTTTGAAAAGATGCGACCTGCTGATCAACACCACCTCGGTCGGGCTGAACGCCACTCGCTTTCACCCCTCCCCCATCCCCCTGCTTTCCAGAAAGGCGATCGTTTCTGACCTGGTCTACAATCCCCTCCTAACCCCTCTCCTGAAAGAGGCAAGAAAGAGGGGGCACCCGATCCTTCCAGGGCTTCCGATGCTGATCTACCAGGCGGCTTTTTCGTTTCGGCTCTGGTGTAAAACTTGA
- a CDS encoding single-stranded DNA-binding protein, whose product MASLNKVILIGNLGNDPEVRYTPANQMVATFNIATTEKWTGKSGEPGERTEWHRIVVWGKLAEICKEYLSKGRQVYVEGRLQTRQWDDKEGKKRYTTEIVAQNVQFLGTPSGERGRSAASPSETAPMSESTAPAASSEDEIPF is encoded by the coding sequence GTGGCTAGTCTCAACAAGGTTATCCTGATTGGGAATCTTGGAAACGATCCCGAGGTCCGTTACACCCCCGCCAACCAGATGGTGGCGACCTTCAATATCGCGACTACCGAAAAATGGACCGGAAAGAGTGGTGAGCCCGGAGAACGGACCGAATGGCACCGGATCGTCGTCTGGGGCAAGCTCGCTGAGATCTGCAAGGAATACCTCTCCAAGGGGCGTCAGGTCTACGTTGAAGGGAGACTTCAAACCCGGCAGTGGGATGATAAAGAGGGAAAGAAGAGATACACCACCGAGATCGTCGCCCAGAACGTCCAATTTCTGGGAACCCCTTCCGGCGAGAGGGGACGTTCCGCTGCTTCCCCTTCTGAAACAGCCCCGATGTCAGAATCAACAGCACCCGCCGCCAGCTCTGAAGACGAGATTCCTTTTTAA